The Mugil cephalus isolate CIBA_MC_2020 chromosome 11, CIBA_Mcephalus_1.1, whole genome shotgun sequence genome includes a window with the following:
- the LOC125016287 gene encoding zinc transporter ZIP1-like: MAPVLQMNRADVPSLEIKLGALAVLLSVTLIFGFIPFCIIRGAGRCNVDPDVRRFLLSLISCFAGGVFLATCLLDLLPDYLQGITEAFGNAGITLHFPLPEFIMAMGFFLVLVLEQIVLAFREQSSSSSSSSSSSSSSQGEERRALLADSSGPAPMETESVLRALVLVLSLSVHSVFEGLAVGLLEEGEEVLEMVLALVIHKSVVAFSLSFQLIRGRLRRSVVAACLLAFAAMSPLGVGVGVALMASKASPRLRLARSTLEGLAVGTFFYVTFMEILPHELSSPRGRRIPKMAALLGGFTTVTGVLFIRL; the protein is encoded by the exons ATGGCGCCCGTGCTGCAGATGAACCGTGCGGACGTCCCGTCTCTGGAGATCAAACTGGGAGCTCTGGCCGTGCTTCTGTCCGTTACTCTGATCTTTGGATTCATCCCGTTCTGCATCATCCGAGGAGCCGGACGCTGCAACGTGGACCCAG acgTCCGTCGCTTCCTGCTCAGTCTGATCAGCTGTTTTGCTGGAGGAGTTTTTCTGGCTACCTGCCTCCTGGACCTGCTTCCTGATTACCTGCAGGGCATCACCGAGGCCTTCGGCAACGCCGGCATCACG ctccacttCCCTCTCCCAGAGTTCATCATGGCGATGGGTttcttcctggttctggttctggagcAGATCGTTCTGGCCTTCAGGGaacagtcctcctcctcctcctcctcctcctcctcctcctcctcctctcaggggGAGGAGCGCCGTGCCCTCCTGGCAGACTCCTCTGGCCCCGCCCCCATGGAGACGGAGTCGGTCCTGagggccctggtcctggtcctgtctctGTCGGTCCACTCTGTGTTTGAGGGTTTGGCCGTGGGCCTcctggaggagggggaggaggtgctGGAGATGGTGCTGGCCCTGGTGATCCATAAGAGCGTGGTGGCCTTCAGCCTCTCCTTCCAGCTGATCCGAGGCCGCCTGCGCCGCTCGGTGGTGGCCGCGTGTCTGCTGGCCTTCGCCGCCATGTCTCCCCTGGGCGTCGGGGTGGGCGTGGCCCTGATGGCGAGCAAGGCGTCGCCACGGTTACGGCTGGCGCGGTCCACGCTGGAGGGGCTGGCGGTGGGGACCTTCTTCTACGTCACCTTCATGGAGATCCTCCCCCACGAGCTGTCCTCCCCCCGGGGCCGCCGCAtccccaagatggcggcgctgCTCGGGGGCTTCACCACGGTGACCGGCGTGCTCTTCATCAGGCTGTAA
- the creb3l4 gene encoding cyclic AMP-responsive element-binding protein 3-like protein 4: protein MDAESGELFVDSWTLDTLSSSELVFSQSEKPLQDWTVDPNCTLADSESEDVLAAVDPNEVFPSGTPSDDGSVPESPVTMATAQPVTIYQVVYDISGVGGAKTSPGQENVISIELDQWKSQLLLSDSCVVSELPASVVAPPAGLDPDLLELTEEEQKLLVQEGVTLPGILPLTKAEERILKRVRRKIRNKQSAQDSRRRRKEYIDGLETRAAACSAQNKELQRTVEQLEKHNTSLLAQLQQLQSLIKQTVSKGAQTSTCLLIILVSLGLIILPSFSPFRRDLSSDDDSRPMGVLSRNILTEPSSSQSPPPGEAESDSSPSPPDDVQDLTETRENPGGGLQEGDQSGNSSVLVLSRGNQDPTKPGHADEM from the exons ATGGACGCAGAGAGCGGAGAGCTGTTTGTTGACAGCTGGACGTTGGACACTCTGTCCTCCTCCGAGCTCGtcttcagccaatcagagaagccCCTGCAGGACTGGACCGTGGACCCCAACTGT ACGCTGGCTGACAGTGAGTCTGAGGACGTCCTCGCTGCCGTCGATCCTAACGAGGTCTTCCCCAGCGGGACGCCGTCCGACGACGGCTCGGTCCCAGAGAGCCCCGTCACCATGGCGACAGCCCAGCCGGTCACCATCTACCAGGTGGTCTATGACATCAGTGGAGTGGGTGGAGCCAAGACGTCGCCTGGACAAGAGAACGTGATTTCAATAGAGCTCG accagtGGAAGTCTCAGCTGCTGCTTTCAGACTCGTGTGTCGTCAGCGAGCTCCCGGCCTCCGTGGTGGCGCCCCCCGCAGGCCTGGACCCCGACCTG ctggagctgacggaggaggagcagaagctTCTGGTTCAGGAAGGAGTGACTCTGCCCGGCATCCTCCCTCTCACCAAG GCCGAGGAACGAATCCTGAAGAGAGTTCGGAGGAAAATCCGCAACAAGCAGTCGGCTCAggacagcaggaggaggaggaaggagtacATCGATGGTCTGGAGACCAG GGCGGCGGCGTGTTCGGCTCAgaacaaagagctgcagaggacggtggaacagctggagaaacaCAACAC GTCTCTGCTGGCTCAGCTCCAACAGCTCCAGTCTCTGATCAAACAGACCGTCAGTAAAGGAGCTCAGACCAGCACCTGTTTACTG ATCATCCTGGTGTCTCTGGGTCTCATCATTTTGCCGAGTTTCAGTCCATTCAGACGCGACCTGTCTTCAGACGACGACTCCAGACCGATGGGAG TTCTCTCCAGGAACATCCTGACTGAGCCTTCGTCCTCACAGTCGCCCCCTCCTGGTGAAGCTGAGTCCGACTCGTCCCCGTCGCCTCCAGACGACGTTCAGGACCTGACGGAGACCCGGGAGAACCCTGGTGGAGGACTCCAGGAAGGCGACCAATCAGGGAACAGCTCGGTCCTGGTTCTGAGTCGAGGAAACCAGGATCCGACCAAACCGGGCCACGCTGACGAGATGTAG